Proteins co-encoded in one Aspergillus fumigatus Af293 chromosome 6, whole genome shotgun sequence genomic window:
- a CDS encoding SUMO ligase MMS21 → MSATPDTRRHRHTSRNDRTSTTANRHTQVSSRASTPPLPAYEPPIAPLNAAGHNAIVGLLNAPSLRQLKTHIQRAEEKLTDSAGEVNERLTDARVRYQKERARKRRKANGEMPLAEGVGAKQEREDGSEDDDDDDGEERHRLARLEEQVQSVTEELEARMRQTIDAEVKLEGLKGVLADMAKEAEEATVAGAGARTAQLRSRRTRRRQGDDEGDQDPEEEGDEDYEATPEPQMPGIPPSRRLEQKLDEESARWAGQSLTQRYSTNNAYIGFYRIVHDAKHPGDDIPPLPHSSTWFAHMEDPHATTTSTTEQTSARRTRQRRSPSPADSDEIAIERERISLRCPLTLLPFRDPVTSTKCPHSFEREAITDMIAHSPTTVPGPSSRGGRRNRIRSVKCPVCSVVLTAEDLRSDPVLLRRVRRAEAASQREAEDDELDAGGNPRRRPLEGRKSGITVASDDDSEEGGTTYQEPTDAVIRIKQERLSQAQSALSDDVDDDE, encoded by the exons ATGTCAGCAACCCCGGACACAAGACGCCACCGACACACATCACGCAATGACCGCACAAGCACAACCGCAAACAGACACACACAAGTGTCCTCCCGAGCCTCAACCCCTCCCCTCCCCGCATACGAACCGCCCATCGCGCCCCTAAACGCTGCAGGGCACAATGCGATTGTCGGGCTCCTGAACGCGCCGTCCCTGCGGCAGCTGAAGACACACATCCAGCGCGCGGAGGAGAAACTGACTGATTCGGCGGGGGAGGTCAACGAGCGGCTTACGGATGCGCGGGTGCGGTATCAGAAGGAGAGGGCGCGGAAGCGGCGGAAAGCGAATGGGGAGATGCCTCTTGCTGAGGGGGTCGGTGCAAAGCaggagagggaggatggcagcgaggatgacgatgatgatgacgggGAGGAGAGACACCGGCTTGCGCGGTTGGAGGAGCAGGTTCAGAGTGTTACGGAGGAACTGGAGGCTCGGATGCGGCAGACGATTGATGCGGAGGTGAAGCTGGAGGGTTTGAAGGGGGTGCTGGCGGATATGGCcaaggaggcggaggaggctACTGTTGCGGGTGCCGGGGCTAGGACTGCTCAACTGCGGAGTCGGCGGACGAGACGGAGACAAGGCGATGACGAAGGGGATCAGGACCccgaagaagagggcgaTGAGGACTACGAAGCGACGCCCGAGCCGCAGATGCCTGGTATCCCGCCTAGCCGGCGGCTAGAACAGAAGCTGGATGAGGAGTCGGCGCGGTGGGCAGGTCAATCCTTGACTCAGAG ATACTCCACGAACAATGCCTACATCGGCTTCTACCGCATCGTCCACGACGCCAAACACCCCGGCGACGACATCCCACCCCTCCCGCACTCCTCCACTTGGTTCGCGCACATGGAAGATCCCCACGCAACCACAACCTCCACCACCGAGCAGACATCGGCCCGACGCACCCGCCAACGCCGGAGTCCTTCGCCCGCTGACTCGGACGAGATCGCCATCGAGCGCGAGCGCATCTCTCTCAGATGCCCcctcaccctcctccccttccGGGACCCCGTCACCAGCACCAAATGTCCGCACAGTTTCGAGCGCGAGGCCATCACCGATATGATAGCACACAGTCCCACAACTGTCCCTGGGCCGTCGTCACGCGGCGGCCGGAGAAATCGGATTCGCTCCGTCAAGTGTCCTGTCTGCTCGGTTGTATTGACCGCCGAAGACCTGCGCAGTGATCCTGTCCTGCTGCGCAGAGTGCGTCGCGCCGAAGCAGCATCGCAGCGGGAAGCggaggatgacgagctgGATGCCGGTGGGAACCCCCGGAGGCGACCTCTGGAAGGGCGCAAGAGTGGTATCACGGTTGCAAGCGATGATGACTCGGAAGAGGGGGGTACCACGTATCAGGAGCCAACCGATGCTGTTATTCGGATCAAGCAGGAGAGGCTGTCGCAGGCTCAAAGTGCGCTATCAGATGatgtggatgatgacgagtAG
- a CDS encoding putative mitochondrial dicarboxylate carrier protein has product MATSTVKEPAPQPSVDFLHRPYTRAALPFINGGLAGMTATAVIQPIDMIKVRLQLAGEGVRTGPRPSAFGVARDIIASGKVLDLYTGLSAGLLRQAVYTTARLGFFDTFSKALNKRAEAAGTKVGFAERAGAGLAAGGIAAMIGNPADLALVRMQSDGLKPPEARANYRSVVDALFRISKHEGVTALWAGAFPTVVRAMALNLGQLAFFAESKAQLKAHTQLSTNTQTFAASAIAGFFASFLSLPFDFVKTRLQKQQKDPKTGQLPYKGLFDCARKVAREEGWLRFYRGFGTYYVRIAPHAMVTLIVADYLNLITK; this is encoded by the exons ATGGCCACCAGTACTGTCAAGGAGCCCGCTCCGCAACCCTCTGTGGATTTCTTGCACCGTCCGTACACACGCGCCGCTCTGCCCTTCATCAATGGTGGTCTCGCCGGCATGACTGCCACGGCCGTCATTCAGCCCATCGACATGATCAAGGTCCGCTTGCAACTGGCTGGTGAGGGTGTTCGCACTGGTCCTCGTCCCTCTGCGTTTGGCGTTGCGCGCGACATCATCGCCTCCGGAAAAGTGCTCGACCTTTACACCGGTCTGTCAGCTGGTTTGCTGCGGCAGGCAGTCTACACTACTGCCCGTCTGGGTTTCTTTGACACTTTCAGCAAGGCCCTTAACAAGCgtgctgaagctgctggTACGAAGGTCGGATTCGCCGAGCGCGCAGGAGCCGGCTTGGCCGCTGGTGGTATTGCCGCCATGATTGGAAACCCTGCAGACCTGGCCCTCGTCCGTATGCAGTCCGATGGTCTGAAACCACCAGAGGCCCGTGCCAACTACCGTTCCGTCGTTGACGCGTTGTTCCGTATCTCGAAGCACGAGGGTGTCACCGCTCTGTGGGCAGGTGCTTTCCCGACCGTGGTGCGTGCCATGGCCCTCAACCTGGGTCAAttggccttcttcgccgaatCGAAGGCGCAGTTGAAAGCGCATACACAGCTTTCCACCAACACCCAAACCTTTGCCGCCTCAGCGATCGCCGGTTTCTTTGCCAGTTTCCTTTCGCTACCCTTCGACTTCGTCAAGACTCGACTGCAGAAGCAACAAAAGGACCCCAAAACAGGCCAGCTTCCGTACAAGGGTCTGTTCGACTGTGCGCGTAAGGTTGCTCGTGAGGAGGGTTGGTTGAGGTTCTATCGCGGATTCGGCACTTACTATGTGCGGATCGCGCCCCATGC TATGGTGACTCTTATCGTGGCCGATtatctcaacctcatcacCAAATAA